One Capillibacterium thermochitinicola genomic region harbors:
- the rapZ gene encoding RNase adapter RapZ, with amino-acid sequence MRFVIITGISGAGKTEAMKAFEDLGYFCVDNLPPVLLPKFAELCAQSEGRINRIALVVDIRGGGFFDSLFSSLRLLEEEGYRYEILYLEAEDDVIIRRFKESRRPHPLAGEGRIADAIQAEKSRLEKLKGKASLIIDTSNITVRQLREKIINRFGQAHEGLKMVITIVSFGFSHGIPLDADLVFDVRFLPNPFYVDSLRELDGNSQEVADYVLKWPVTTKFLSKLYSLIDFLIPQYINEGKLQLVIGIGCTGGRHRSVTIANKLRDFIKAKGYKALVEHRDIS; translated from the coding sequence ATCCGTTTCGTCATTATCACCGGGATTTCGGGTGCGGGGAAAACCGAAGCGATGAAAGCCTTTGAAGATCTGGGTTATTTTTGTGTCGATAACCTCCCGCCCGTCCTCCTGCCGAAATTTGCCGAGCTTTGCGCACAATCGGAAGGGCGGATTAATAGAATAGCTTTGGTGGTCGACATCAGAGGCGGCGGTTTTTTTGACAGCCTCTTCTCTTCGCTTCGTCTTTTGGAGGAAGAGGGTTACCGCTACGAGATTCTCTATTTGGAAGCGGAAGATGACGTCATTATCCGGCGGTTTAAAGAATCCCGCCGTCCTCATCCCTTGGCGGGCGAAGGGCGGATTGCCGACGCCATCCAGGCGGAAAAGTCCCGCTTGGAGAAGCTGAAAGGGAAAGCTTCGTTGATCATCGACACCAGCAATATAACCGTGCGGCAACTGAGAGAGAAGATTATCAACCGGTTTGGCCAGGCCCATGAAGGACTGAAGATGGTCATCACCATTGTCTCTTTTGGCTTTAGCCATGGGATCCCCCTCGACGCCGACCTGGTCTTTGATGTCCGTTTTTTGCCGAACCCGTTTTATGTCGACTCCCTGCGGGAACTGGACGGAAACAGTCAGGAAGTCGCCGATTATGTGCTGAAGTGGCCGGTGACCACGAAATTCCTTTCGAAGCTCTATAGTTTGATTGATTTTTTGATTCCCCAGTATATTAACGAGGGCAAGTTACAACTGGTGATTGGGATTGGTTGTACCGGCGGGCGTCACCGTTCGGTCACCATCGCCAATAAACTCCGGGACTTCATAAAAGCCAAGGGTTACAAGGCCCTGGTTGAGCATAGAGATATCAGTTAG
- a CDS encoding sugar phosphate nucleotidyltransferase yields the protein MKAIVMAGGKGTRLRPLTCKQPKPMVPIAGRPMVEYILTLLKQYQFAEIGMTLFYLPDLITNYFGDGREFGVNLRYFVEETPLGTAGSVKNAEAFLDETFLVISGDALTDINLAEALVFHRARGALVTIVLTKVANPLDYGVVITEEDGRIKRFLEKPGWGEVFSDTVNTGIYLIEPEIFRYYEKDKEVDFSKDLFPLLLQAGAPLYGYVAEGYWSDVGNLAQYRQANYDLLDGKLKFKPSGREVAPGVWVGEGTELPPTAQVEAPVALGRYVRIGKDAKLGKHTVIGDHSLVGEEASLKKAILWNHAYVGYQTEIRGAILAHRTHLKSGVRVYEGAVLGEGCTVGSKAVIKPEVRIWPEKYLESGSVLNSSLVWGNRWGTNLFGRQGVDKTANLEFTPEFAAKLGVAYGTILPENSWVVLGTDHFPPAQKLKAALVSGLLGTGVNVYDLGVAATPVTRQAVVALEAAAGIQLRVSPATPENILVEFFDGQGLIIDRSVERKVEQAFFAEEFRRAALDRLGRTRSVEGFSARYLENLLKVTAREEIRAAGFKAVTGVDAAEGPLGSLLTMALAALGCETVAFQAGPACSYRTVKDLREACLPALAEQVRRARADLGVLLASNGECLILVDEEGRFVAEEQFTALLSLLVLKYGGAATIPLPVTAPSFIEEVIRANRGEVVRTKASPRALMEKVAEARIYPAGDGRCSFQATYDGLYALTKILELMAREKRSLACLVAQLPTYHIDRKQVDCSWEDKGRIMRHLFEENKDKTVEVIDGLKVFHDQGWALVLPDAEEPAFQIYSEASSMEAAAELTSFYSTRINALQLR from the coding sequence ATGAAGGCCATTGTCATGGCGGGGGGAAAAGGGACAAGACTGCGCCCGCTAACCTGTAAACAGCCGAAACCGATGGTGCCGATTGCCGGCCGCCCGATGGTCGAATATATTTTGACGCTTTTGAAACAATACCAATTCGCCGAGATCGGGATGACCCTCTTTTACCTTCCCGATCTCATCACCAACTATTTTGGGGACGGGCGGGAGTTTGGGGTCAACCTCCGCTATTTTGTGGAAGAAACTCCGCTCGGAACGGCGGGGAGCGTGAAGAATGCCGAGGCTTTTCTGGACGAGACCTTCCTGGTGATCAGCGGCGATGCTTTGACCGATATCAATCTGGCGGAAGCCTTGGTTTTTCACCGGGCACGCGGGGCTTTGGTCACCATTGTCCTGACTAAAGTGGCGAACCCCCTTGATTATGGGGTCGTCATCACGGAAGAGGACGGCCGGATCAAGCGGTTCCTGGAGAAACCCGGGTGGGGTGAAGTCTTCAGCGACACGGTGAACACCGGTATTTACCTGATTGAACCGGAGATCTTCCGCTATTACGAGAAGGACAAAGAGGTGGACTTCAGTAAGGATCTCTTCCCGCTGCTTTTACAGGCGGGCGCTCCCTTGTACGGATATGTAGCCGAAGGTTACTGGTCCGATGTGGGGAACCTGGCCCAGTACCGGCAGGCGAATTATGATCTTCTGGACGGCAAGCTGAAGTTTAAACCATCCGGCCGGGAGGTGGCCCCCGGGGTCTGGGTGGGTGAGGGAACGGAACTGCCCCCCACAGCCCAAGTGGAGGCGCCGGTGGCCTTAGGGCGGTATGTGCGGATCGGGAAAGATGCCAAGCTTGGTAAGCATACGGTCATCGGCGACCATAGTCTGGTCGGCGAGGAGGCCTCCCTTAAAAAAGCCATCTTGTGGAACCATGCTTACGTGGGTTACCAGACGGAGATCCGGGGGGCGATCCTGGCCCACCGGACCCATTTAAAATCCGGGGTGCGGGTTTACGAGGGCGCGGTGCTGGGGGAAGGCTGTACCGTCGGTTCAAAAGCGGTCATTAAGCCGGAGGTCCGGATCTGGCCGGAGAAATATTTGGAGAGCGGTTCGGTCCTCAATTCCAGTCTGGTCTGGGGTAACCGTTGGGGGACGAACCTCTTCGGTCGCCAGGGGGTCGATAAAACGGCCAATCTGGAGTTCACCCCCGAGTTTGCCGCCAAACTGGGGGTGGCTTACGGTACCATTTTGCCGGAGAACAGCTGGGTAGTGCTGGGGACCGACCATTTTCCGCCCGCCCAGAAACTGAAAGCCGCCTTGGTGAGCGGTCTGTTGGGAACCGGCGTCAATGTCTATGATTTAGGGGTGGCGGCAACCCCGGTGACCCGCCAGGCCGTTGTGGCTTTGGAAGCGGCGGCCGGGATTCAACTGCGGGTCTCCCCGGCGACCCCGGAGAATATTCTGGTGGAGTTCTTTGACGGGCAGGGGCTGATCATCGACCGGTCCGTAGAAAGAAAGGTGGAACAGGCCTTTTTTGCCGAGGAGTTCCGGCGGGCCGCCCTTGATCGGCTGGGGCGGACCCGTAGCGTTGAAGGTTTTTCCGCCCGTTATCTCGAGAATCTCTTGAAGGTAACCGCCAGAGAAGAGATCCGCGCCGCCGGTTTCAAAGCGGTGACCGGGGTGGATGCTGCCGAGGGACCCTTGGGTTCACTGCTGACGATGGCCCTGGCGGCCCTCGGTTGTGAAACGGTGGCCTTTCAAGCCGGCCCCGCCTGCTCATACCGGACGGTCAAGGACCTTCGGGAAGCCTGTTTACCCGCCTTGGCGGAACAGGTCCGCCGGGCGCGGGCCGACCTGGGGGTGCTGCTGGCCAGTAACGGTGAGTGTTTAATCCTGGTTGATGAGGAAGGTCGCTTTGTGGCGGAGGAGCAGTTTACCGCGTTACTTTCCCTGTTGGTCCTGAAGTATGGTGGCGCGGCGACGATTCCGCTCCCGGTGACCGCTCCTTCCTTCATCGAAGAGGTGATCCGGGCCAACCGGGGCGAGGTGGTCCGGACGAAAGCCAGCCCCCGGGCGCTCATGGAAAAGGTGGCTGAAGCCCGGATTTACCCGGCCGGTGATGGCCGGTGTTCCTTCCAAGCGACTTACGACGGCTTGTATGCCTTGACCAAAATCCTGGAGCTGATGGCCAGAGAAAAAAGGAGCCTGGCCTGCCTGGTTGCCCAGCTTCCCACTTACCATATCGACCGCAAACAGGTCGATTGTTCCTGGGAAGATAAGGGCCGGATCATGCGTCATCTTTTTGAAGAGAATAAAGACAAAACGGTGGAAGTGATAGACGGTTTGAAAGTCTTCCACGATCAGGGTTGGGCGCTCGTTTTACCCGATGCCGAGGAACCGGCCTTTCAGATTTACAGCGAGGCATCCTCGATGGAAGCGGCCGCGGAATTGACCAGTTTCTATTCGACCCGGATCAACGCCTTGCAGTTAAGATAG
- the nadA gene encoding quinolinate synthase NadA, translated as MSQLELITEIQKLKAEKDALLLAHTYQNDEIQEIADFVGDSLELSRLAAKSPHRVLVLCGVHFMAESAALLSPEKTVLLPAPEAGCPMADMADAETVKEWRAKYPRAAVVAYVNTSAAVKAVSDICCTSSNAVKVVRSLAEEEIIFLPDRNLGSYVASQVPEKKFHLWPGFCRTHHQVTVDEVEKVKRVHPEAKLLIHPECRPEVVAHADFVGSTKQIVEQVAKMDASTFIIGTEMGIIHGLKKRYPDKRFYLLTPKLVCPNMKKTTLADVAAALRTLQPVITVPEPIRSQARRCLERMLAVV; from the coding sequence ATGTCCCAACTTGAGCTCATCACGGAGATCCAAAAACTGAAAGCGGAAAAAGATGCTTTACTTCTCGCCCACACCTACCAAAACGATGAAATTCAGGAGATCGCCGATTTTGTCGGTGATTCGTTGGAACTAAGTCGTTTAGCGGCAAAGTCACCCCATAGGGTGCTTGTTTTATGCGGTGTCCATTTTATGGCGGAAAGCGCCGCCCTCCTTTCCCCCGAAAAAACGGTTTTATTGCCGGCGCCCGAAGCCGGTTGTCCCATGGCGGACATGGCCGACGCCGAGACGGTCAAAGAATGGCGGGCCAAATATCCACGGGCCGCGGTCGTCGCCTACGTGAACACCAGTGCCGCGGTGAAAGCGGTCAGTGATATCTGCTGCACTTCTTCCAACGCCGTAAAAGTCGTGCGCTCCTTGGCCGAGGAAGAGATCATCTTCCTCCCCGACCGAAACTTGGGGAGCTATGTGGCTTCCCAGGTGCCGGAGAAAAAATTCCACCTGTGGCCCGGTTTCTGCCGGACCCATCACCAAGTCACCGTCGACGAGGTGGAGAAGGTGAAAAGGGTTCATCCCGAAGCCAAGCTTTTAATCCATCCCGAGTGCCGGCCGGAGGTTGTCGCCCATGCCGATTTTGTCGGCAGTACGAAACAGATCGTGGAGCAAGTGGCGAAGATGGACGCTTCCACCTTTATTATCGGCACCGAGATGGGAATCATCCATGGTTTAAAAAAGCGTTACCCGGATAAACGGTTCTATCTTTTAACACCCAAGCTGGTTTGTCCGAATATGAAAAAAACCACCTTGGCGGATGTGGCTGCCGCCCTCCGCACACTGCAACCGGTTATTACCGTACCGGAGCCCATTCGCTCCCAAGCCCGCCGTTGCCTTGAACGAATGCTGGCGGTTGTATAG
- the nadB gene encoding L-aspartate oxidase yields the protein MKMKLSTAGLRTTPFLVIGSGIAGLYTALKLAEIADVTLISKDMLEESNTSYAQGGIAVALSPADSPDSHYKDTIKAGAGLCLPPAVTALVNEGPERVRELIAWGVPFDFDAVAGNFLMTREAAHSFPRVLHADGDATGREISKALARRVRSHPRITVKEYHYAVALLTGEEGCYGALVLDETGTQTSLLAEATILATGGCGQIFTDTTNPAVATGDGLALAYLAGAPLADLEFVQFHPTALHLDGAPSFLITEAVRGEGGLLRNRKGVRFMPSYHPQAELAPRDVVARSVWAEMAKTGSDHVFLDLSLLSAELIKRRFPNIYETCLGYGLDITKEPIPVAPAAHYMMGGVAVDLYGRTALPGLFACGEVANPGVHGANRLASNSLLDGLVFGHHIFEYLQSGGWTRPALPPELTAVFPTETNPEDLTADRLTLKELASAHLGIIRREEDLQNAQRRLAPATPAGPVPLSRPYLELQNMRLLVRLMLEAACTRRESRGSHYRADYPETDPNWRKRIVFSPAGISFIPADQSFDWPW from the coding sequence ATGAAGATGAAACTTTCCACTGCCGGTCTACGCACCACTCCTTTTTTGGTGATCGGCAGCGGAATTGCCGGACTTTATACCGCCCTCAAATTAGCAGAAATCGCCGATGTCACTTTAATTTCCAAAGATATGCTGGAAGAGAGTAATACGAGCTATGCTCAAGGCGGCATTGCCGTCGCCCTCAGTCCGGCCGACTCGCCAGATTCCCACTACAAAGACACAATTAAAGCCGGTGCTGGTCTCTGCTTGCCTCCTGCCGTTACGGCTTTAGTGAATGAAGGACCGGAACGGGTCCGGGAATTGATTGCGTGGGGCGTCCCCTTTGATTTTGATGCCGTGGCCGGTAATTTTCTCATGACCCGTGAAGCAGCCCACTCCTTTCCCCGGGTTTTACACGCCGATGGTGATGCCACCGGCCGCGAAATCAGTAAAGCCCTTGCCCGACGGGTCCGGTCCCATCCCCGGATCACCGTCAAGGAATACCATTATGCCGTAGCGCTGCTCACCGGGGAAGAAGGTTGCTATGGTGCCCTGGTCCTGGACGAAACCGGAACCCAGACCAGTCTTTTGGCGGAGGCAACCATCCTGGCCACCGGTGGTTGCGGGCAGATCTTTACCGATACCACCAACCCGGCCGTGGCGACCGGCGATGGGCTCGCCCTGGCCTACCTGGCCGGTGCTCCCTTGGCCGATCTGGAGTTCGTTCAGTTTCACCCGACCGCCCTCCATCTGGATGGTGCCCCTTCTTTTCTGATCACCGAAGCCGTCCGGGGCGAGGGTGGCCTGCTTCGTAACCGGAAAGGCGTCCGCTTTATGCCTTCCTATCACCCCCAGGCCGAACTGGCCCCTCGTGACGTGGTCGCCCGTAGCGTCTGGGCGGAAATGGCGAAAACCGGTAGTGACCATGTTTTCCTTGATCTCTCCCTGTTAAGCGCGGAACTGATTAAACGCCGTTTCCCCAATATCTATGAAACCTGTTTGGGTTACGGCCTTGATATCACCAAGGAACCGATTCCGGTCGCTCCCGCCGCCCACTATATGATGGGGGGCGTCGCCGTTGACCTCTACGGCCGGACTGCGCTGCCGGGGCTCTTTGCCTGCGGGGAAGTGGCCAACCCCGGGGTGCACGGGGCCAACCGTTTGGCCAGCAACTCCCTGTTGGACGGTTTGGTCTTCGGCCACCACATCTTTGAATACCTCCAAAGCGGCGGTTGGACTCGTCCGGCCCTCCCACCCGAATTAACCGCGGTTTTCCCCACCGAAACCAATCCGGAAGATTTAACCGCCGACCGTTTGACCCTCAAAGAGCTGGCCTCCGCCCATCTGGGGATCATCCGCCGGGAAGAAGACTTGCAAAACGCCCAGCGCCGTTTGGCACCGGCGACACCCGCAGGGCCGGTTCCATTAAGCCGTCCTTACTTGGAGTTGCAAAACATGCGCCTCCTGGTCCGGTTAATGCTCGAAGCGGCCTGCACCCGCCGGGAGAGCCGTGGCAGTCATTACCGGGCCGATTACCCCGAGACGGACCCCAACTGGAGAAAACGGATTGTTTTTTCACCGGCCGGCATCAGTTTTATCCCCGCCGACCAGTCTTTTGACTGGCCGTGGTAA
- the folB gene encoding dihydroneopterin aldolase, with protein sequence MAADKLVLQNMVFYGYHGVFAAEKELGQRFEVDVELYLDLHQAGLNDDLEATVNYAEVYTFIKKLVEERAFNLVEGLAEEIAATLLAAYNLQEIVVRVRKPQPPVGGLMDYFAVEIRRRAPKVNQL encoded by the coding sequence ATGGCTGCCGACAAGTTGGTTTTGCAAAACATGGTCTTCTATGGTTACCACGGGGTATTTGCGGCCGAGAAGGAGTTGGGGCAACGCTTTGAGGTCGATGTCGAACTTTACCTGGATTTACACCAGGCCGGCCTCAACGATGACCTCGAAGCAACCGTCAATTACGCGGAGGTTTATACCTTCATCAAGAAGCTGGTCGAAGAACGCGCGTTTAATCTCGTGGAAGGGTTGGCCGAAGAGATCGCCGCCACACTTCTTGCGGCTTACAACCTCCAGGAGATTGTTGTCCGCGTACGCAAACCCCAGCCACCCGTCGGTGGCCTCATGGATTATTTTGCGGTGGAGATCCGGCGTCGGGCGCCGAAAGTCAACCAATTATAA
- a CDS encoding glycosyltransferase family 4 protein produces the protein MRVLMLSWEYPPENVGGIAPHVHDLSLALTEKGQEVTVLTRGNGPMGTTEQIKGVKVCRVGRSAPEPPDFVSWVMQLNLQLMEKAVSLVEEGETFDLIHAHDWLVAYAGKGLKHAFRLPLIATIHATEWGRNNGLHNELQRYISNVEWWLAYEAWRVICCSRYMSGELQRIFQVPVNKMRVIPNGVYPELFRCPAGDVRAIRRRYAADDEQVVFYVGRLVFEKGLDLLLEAAPKILAHREKVKFVIAGKGPHAEHLHHRARQMGLYHKFYFTGYVDDLTRNALFSTADVAVFPSLYEPFGIVALEAMAAGTPVVVADTGGLGEVVQHGRNGLKAFPNNPESLADNILWVLTHPEQAAAMREQARRDLETEYNWGKIADQTIDVYQEVQSEYQRSDWHRQTAMAARELSRHHWTRPGPATAGAAGRYTLTGTETGWSHPAFNEQKGGYQ, from the coding sequence ATGCGGGTTCTAATGCTGAGTTGGGAATACCCACCGGAAAACGTGGGCGGGATTGCTCCCCATGTCCATGATCTTTCCCTGGCCTTAACGGAAAAAGGACAAGAAGTGACCGTTTTGACCAGGGGTAATGGCCCGATGGGCACCACGGAACAGATTAAAGGGGTCAAAGTTTGCCGGGTCGGGCGCAGCGCTCCTGAGCCTCCCGACTTTGTCTCCTGGGTAATGCAGCTCAATCTGCAGTTGATGGAGAAGGCGGTTTCCCTGGTGGAAGAGGGGGAAACCTTTGATCTCATCCACGCCCATGACTGGTTGGTGGCCTACGCCGGCAAAGGCTTAAAGCACGCCTTTCGTCTTCCGTTGATCGCCACGATTCATGCCACTGAATGGGGGAGGAACAACGGGCTCCATAATGAGTTGCAACGCTACATCAGTAATGTCGAATGGTGGTTGGCCTATGAAGCCTGGCGGGTGATCTGTTGCAGCCGTTATATGTCCGGTGAACTGCAGCGCATCTTTCAAGTGCCCGTCAATAAAATGCGGGTCATTCCCAACGGGGTATATCCGGAGCTTTTCCGCTGTCCGGCGGGGGATGTCCGGGCGATCCGGCGGCGGTACGCGGCCGATGACGAGCAGGTTGTGTTTTATGTTGGCCGTTTGGTCTTTGAAAAAGGACTGGATCTGCTGTTGGAGGCCGCCCCTAAAATTTTGGCCCACCGGGAGAAGGTCAAGTTTGTTATTGCCGGAAAGGGCCCCCATGCGGAACATTTACACCACCGTGCCCGCCAAATGGGCCTTTACCATAAGTTTTATTTCACCGGTTATGTGGATGACTTAACGCGGAATGCTCTCTTCAGCACGGCGGATGTGGCCGTCTTCCCCAGTTTGTATGAACCGTTCGGGATTGTGGCCTTGGAGGCGATGGCGGCCGGCACGCCGGTGGTCGTCGCCGATACCGGAGGATTGGGTGAAGTGGTCCAACACGGAAGAAACGGTTTGAAGGCTTTCCCCAACAACCCGGAATCGCTGGCGGATAATATCTTATGGGTCCTCACCCACCCGGAGCAGGCGGCTGCCATGCGGGAGCAAGCCCGGCGTGATCTAGAAACCGAATACAATTGGGGTAAAATTGCGGACCAGACCATCGATGTCTACCAGGAAGTACAAAGTGAGTACCAACGGTCGGATTGGCACCGTCAGACGGCCATGGCCGCGCGGGAGCTCTCCCGCCACCATTGGACCCGCCCGGGGCCGGCTACCGCCGGCGCCGCCGGGCGGTATACCCTGACCGGGACGGAGACGGGCTGGTCGCATCCGGCCTTTAATGAACAAAAGGGGGGGTACCAATGA
- a CDS encoding FRG domain-containing protein, whose amino-acid sequence MEFSVMQGGIGMAQNEIVVRSWSEVCERLYDNAWKPELGRFRSDYAFRGLADCGYPLQNSFYRVCRDNPQLEYHLLRNFKKYGQFADTSLVSSDWRVLTLAQHHGLPTRLLDWTYSPFVALHFVTDDPTKYDRDGVIWQVDYVQVNRMLPEPFKGVMEKVGANAFTVEMIEEAVPTLKDFDAFHAQDRDLVIFFEPPSLDSRIVNQFAFFSVMSTATGRLDKWLYQYPHLYRRIIIPRELKWEIRDKLDQANITERILFPGLDGLAKWLLRHYTPRCFDQPDQPG is encoded by the coding sequence ATGGAGTTTTCCGTAATGCAGGGGGGAATTGGGATGGCGCAGAACGAGATTGTCGTCCGTAGTTGGAGTGAAGTTTGCGAGCGTTTGTATGATAACGCTTGGAAACCGGAGCTTGGCCGTTTTCGGAGTGATTATGCCTTCCGGGGACTGGCCGATTGTGGCTACCCGTTACAGAACAGTTTCTACCGGGTTTGCCGGGACAATCCCCAGCTGGAATACCATTTGCTCCGGAACTTTAAAAAATACGGGCAATTTGCCGACACCAGTCTGGTCTCCTCCGACTGGCGGGTTCTGACTTTGGCGCAACACCACGGTTTACCCACCCGTTTGCTGGACTGGACCTATTCACCCTTTGTAGCCCTCCACTTTGTGACCGATGACCCCACCAAATACGACCGGGACGGTGTGATCTGGCAAGTCGATTACGTGCAGGTCAACCGGATGCTGCCTGAGCCGTTTAAAGGGGTGATGGAAAAGGTCGGGGCCAATGCTTTTACGGTGGAGATGATCGAGGAAGCGGTACCGACGCTGAAGGATTTTGACGCTTTCCACGCCCAGGACCGGGATCTGGTTATTTTCTTCGAACCACCTTCCCTCGATTCCCGGATCGTCAACCAATTTGCTTTCTTTTCCGTGATGTCCACCGCCACCGGACGTTTGGACAAGTGGCTTTACCAATACCCCCATCTTTACCGGAGAATAATCATTCCCCGGGAGTTGAAATGGGAGATCCGGGATAAACTTGACCAGGCCAATATCACCGAACGGATCCTTTTCCCCGGTTTGGACGGGTTGGCCAAATGGCTTTTACGTCATTACACGCCACGTTGTTTTGACCAACCGGACCAGCCCGGATAA
- the nadC gene encoding carboxylating nicotinate-nucleotide diphosphorylase: MELPKYVYTDLVRQALAEDLGPGDITSLLTIEPTATTTGRFLAKEPGVICGWAVVQEVFHQLNPAIELRIDQPDGARVNAGTVLAVISGPTRDLLSGERVALNFLQHLSGIATATRKLVDLLADYPRVRLVDTRKTLPGLRALQKYAVRVGGGYNHRFNLADAVLIKDNHLAACGGIKAAVAKVRAAVPHTMKIEVEVETEEQVREALAAGADIIMLDNMSPALMAEMVRLIDGKALVEASGNVSAETIRAIAATGVDLISVGRITHSVQALDISLRF; the protein is encoded by the coding sequence ATGGAACTCCCGAAATACGTCTATACCGATCTGGTCCGCCAAGCCCTGGCGGAAGATTTGGGCCCCGGGGACATCACTTCCCTGCTGACCATTGAGCCAACAGCCACCACCACCGGCCGTTTTCTCGCCAAGGAGCCGGGGGTGATCTGTGGCTGGGCCGTTGTGCAGGAAGTTTTTCATCAACTAAACCCCGCCATCGAACTGAGGATCGACCAACCGGACGGGGCCCGCGTCAACGCCGGTACGGTCCTGGCCGTTATTTCCGGCCCCACCCGCGATCTGCTCAGTGGTGAAAGGGTGGCCCTGAACTTCCTCCAGCATTTGTCCGGAATCGCCACCGCCACCCGGAAACTAGTTGATTTGCTTGCCGACTATCCCCGGGTCCGCCTGGTCGACACCAGAAAAACCCTTCCCGGGCTGCGCGCTTTACAAAAATACGCCGTCCGGGTCGGCGGCGGTTACAACCACCGTTTTAACCTGGCCGACGCGGTCCTGATCAAAGACAACCACCTGGCGGCTTGTGGCGGGATCAAAGCCGCCGTCGCCAAAGTCCGGGCCGCCGTCCCCCACACTATGAAGATTGAAGTGGAAGTGGAAACGGAAGAGCAGGTTCGCGAAGCACTGGCCGCCGGTGCGGACATTATCATGCTGGACAACATGTCCCCGGCGTTGATGGCCGAGATGGTGCGGCTCATCGACGGTAAAGCATTGGTCGAAGCCTCGGGCAACGTTTCCGCGGAGACGATCCGGGCGATTGCCGCCACCGGGGTGGACCTCATCTCCGTGGGCCGCATTACCCATTCCGTACAGGCGCTGGACATCAGCCTCCGGTTTTAA
- a CDS encoding LysE family transporter, which yields MIAIFVQSILIGYSGAVMPGSLLTYTLDQSLKSGVKAGFMVSLGHSLLELFLVIAIFLGFGQYLTTTLAQILIGLGGGLLLIFLGGRMVQDSWRGNTAIILPAAAAPNNRSMLLGGALISAANPYFIIWWVVVGPGLIMNAFNAFGFGGVLLFYLGHILADFSWYLLVSWLVGKTRTFINPLVYRLVIGGLGLCLIGFGAGFFANSLPLIF from the coding sequence ATGATTGCCATCTTCGTTCAGTCCATTTTGATTGGTTACTCGGGTGCGGTCATGCCCGGCTCGTTACTCACTTATACGCTGGACCAAAGTTTAAAATCCGGCGTGAAAGCCGGATTTATGGTTTCGCTGGGGCATAGTCTCCTTGAATTGTTCCTGGTGATCGCGATCTTTTTGGGTTTTGGCCAATATCTCACCACCACCCTCGCCCAAATCCTGATTGGCCTTGGCGGCGGTCTCCTCTTAATCTTTTTGGGCGGCAGAATGGTCCAGGACAGCTGGCGCGGCAACACGGCGATCATCCTGCCCGCCGCCGCCGCGCCAAACAACCGTAGTATGCTGTTGGGCGGCGCTTTAATCAGCGCCGCCAATCCTTACTTTATCATTTGGTGGGTGGTGGTCGGCCCCGGTCTCATTATGAACGCCTTTAACGCCTTTGGTTTTGGCGGGGTTCTCCTTTTTTATCTTGGGCATATCCTGGCCGATTTTTCCTGGTACCTCTTGGTTTCCTGGTTGGTCGGCAAGACCAGGACTTTTATCAACCCGCTAGTTTACCGGTTGGTCATCGGCGGTTTGGGTCTTTGCCTGATCGGTTTCGGGGCCGGTTTTTTCGCCAACTCCCTCCCGCTCATCTTCTGA